A region of the Longimicrobiaceae bacterium genome:
GCAGGCGCTCCTCACCGCGGAGGAGCTGGGCGTCTTCGACGTGCTGGACGCCGGGCCTCGTACGGCGGGTGAGGTGGCGGAGGGGACGGGGCTCCCGCAGGAGTCCGCCGAGCGGCTCCTGGTGGCGCTCTGCGCGCTGCGGCTGGTGCGGAAGGCGCCGGACGGGCGGTACGTGAACGGGCCCGAGGCATCGGAGAAGCTCGTGCGCGGGAAGCCCGGGTACGCCGGCGCGATGTTCCACCACGTCCGCGACGTGCTCTACCCGGCATGGAACTACTGCAAGGAGGCGCTGCAGGAGGGCCGGGCGCAGTGGGAGCTCGCCTTCCCGGGCGGCCCTCCGCCCACCGAGGACCAGTACTCCAACCCGCCCGCGCTGCGCGCCTTCATGGAAGGGATGCACACCATCACCTACGCGCCGGCGGCGGAGTTCGCGTCGCGCGCGGAGGAGCTGCGGGAGGTGCGGAGCGTCGTGGACGTGGGCGGCGCGAGCGGGGCCTTCCTGATCGCCCTGGCGGAGCAGTTCCCGGAGCTGCGGGGGGTCGTCTTCGACCTGCCCCAGGTGCAGCCCATCGCAGAGGACTTCATCCGCCGGGCGGGGTTCTCCGACCGCCTCCGCTTCCAGTCGGGCGACTTCTGGAACGATCCCCTCCCGGAGGGAGCGGACGCCTACTCCATGGGCTTCATCCTGCACGACTGGGACAGGGAGGGCGGCTCGAAGCTCCTCCGCAAGATCTCCGAGGCGGCGCCGGAGGGAGCGCTCCTCATCCTGGGCGAGTACCTCCTCAACGACGACAAGACGGGTCCGCTGCAGGTGGCGCGGCAGAGCATGAACATGCTGGTGACCGCGCAGGGAATGGAGCGGAGCGCTCCCGAGTACGGGGAGTGGATCCGGGAGTTCGGCTTCGAGCTGGAGAAGATCCACCTGACCTCCTCCGCGAAGAACTTCATGGTCGCGCGGAAGGTGCCGGTCGCTGCGAGGAGGCCGCGCGGGCGGGAGCGCACGGCGCGCCGTTCCGCCGTGGCCTGACGGGAGCGGCCCCGGAGGGGGTCAGCGGGCCGTGGAGGCGGCGGGGCGCTCCGCGCGCCGGCCCACGCGGTCGACCAGCTCCCGGACGAGCTCCCCCTTCGCGGCCCGGATCCACTCCCGCTTCTCCGGCGGACCGACGTGGAGCAGGTTCCCCCAGAGCCCGAGCTGGTAGTAGGCCGTGAGGTGGACGAGCTCCGCGGGGTCCACCTCGCGGAGGCCCTCGTACCCCCGGAAGAAGGGGCGCACGGCCAACTCCGCGGGGTCCGGCGCCAGCGGCTCGTCCAGCTCCCAGAGCTCGGCGGACCCGGCCAGGACGAGCGCCAGGTCGGAGTACGGGTCCCGGTACTCCATCCACTCGGTGTCGCAGACGAAGGCGATCTCCCACGCCCCGCCTTCCCTGTGGAAGAAGATCTCCGTGTCCGCCAGGCAGAGCGACGCCACCCGGTTGCGGAAGCGCGGCTCCCGGTCCACCGCGCGCAGGCAGCGCTCCACCTTTTCCGGCGCCACGGGGAAGTGGCCGTCGAGCACCGCGCCCTGCAGGCGCTCGAACATGTACCGGACCCGGCTCGCTTCGTTCTCCCCCGGCGCCACGGGGCGGGTGATCCCGTGCACCCGCGCGTAGAACTCCCCGGTCCGGATGCCGATCTCCGCCTTCTCCGCCTCCGTCACCCGGGTGTTTCGCGGGTGGGTGAGGTACCGCCACGGCTCGCCGCGGAGGTAGTCGAGCACCATGTACGCCGTGGGGACGATCCGCTCGCTCCGGTCGATGCGGTGGATCCGCGGCACCCGCACCCCCGTGTGGC
Encoded here:
- a CDS encoding methyltransferase, whose amino-acid sequence is MAGVDIWECALGFMDSQALLTAEELGVFDVLDAGPRTAGEVAEGTGLPQESAERLLVALCALRLVRKAPDGRYVNGPEASEKLVRGKPGYAGAMFHHVRDVLYPAWNYCKEALQEGRAQWELAFPGGPPPTEDQYSNPPALRAFMEGMHTITYAPAAEFASRAEELREVRSVVDVGGASGAFLIALAEQFPELRGVVFDLPQVQPIAEDFIRRAGFSDRLRFQSGDFWNDPLPEGADAYSMGFILHDWDREGGSKLLRKISEAAPEGALLILGEYLLNDDKTGPLQVARQSMNMLVTAQGMERSAPEYGEWIREFGFELEKIHLTSSAKNFMVARKVPVAARRPRGRERTARRSAVA
- a CDS encoding phosphotransferase — its product is MQGIGTVGPAEIAAIARDTFGAEARVESAEEITAIVHDGVIRRAGPSRNPSYVVRVAGVPDPLVFRFHGGVWEDRYDHEARCYEVLARHTGVRVPRIHRIDRSERIVPTAYMVLDYLRGEPWRYLTHPRNTRVTEAEKAEIGIRTGEFYARVHGITRPVAPGENEASRVRYMFERLQGAVLDGHFPVAPEKVERCLRAVDREPRFRNRVASLCLADTEIFFHREGGAWEIAFVCDTEWMEYRDPYSDLALVLAGSAELWELDEPLAPDPAELAVRPFFRGYEGLREVDPAELVHLTAYYQLGLWGNLLHVGPPEKREWIRAAKGELVRELVDRVGRRAERPAASTAR